The following proteins are encoded in a genomic region of Haloarcula marina:
- the thrS gene encoding threonine--tRNA ligase gives MSTVTVTLPDGSTLEMDAGSTVEDVAYEIGPGLGDDTVAGVVDGELVDKHTAIETDVELVIVTPSSDEYVDVLRHSAAHVFAQALQREFPEATLTIGPWTDDGFYYDITGVDLDEDDLEAIEDEAEAIIEEDYDIERVLVDRDEAFERYEDNPFKQDILETEAAGEDPVSVYEQGEFYDLCQGPHVESTGEIGGFALLEISAAFWRGEEDNETLTRVYGTAFPTQSELDDYLERRQKAQERDHRKIGQEMDLFSIDDTTGPGLPLYEPNGKKILNELSDYVAELNRDAGYDEIETPHVFRTELWKKSGHYDNYVDDMFLLEVNDEEYGLKPMNCPGHATIFDQKSWSYRDLPVRYFEDGKVYRKEQRGELSGLSRTWAFTIDDGHLFVRPDQIEQEVLATVDIILDTLDTFNLDYTVQFATRPEKSVGSDEIWEKAESQLESVLDAQDIDYVVEEGDGAFYGPKIDFAFEDALGRNWDGPTVQLDFNMPERFDLTYTGEDNEDHRPVMIHRALYGSYERFFMVLTEHYNGKFPPWLAPEQVRILPVSDDNIPYCEELQDELGDFRVKIEDRSWTVGRKIQQAHDDRVPYMLIIGDNEENAGDISVRDRKEREEKEIDLAEFRDHLETEVEQQRTAVTFLAGR, from the coding sequence ATGAGTACGGTCACGGTCACGCTGCCGGACGGGTCCACGTTAGAGATGGACGCCGGTAGTACGGTCGAAGACGTCGCCTACGAAATCGGACCGGGACTCGGTGACGACACCGTCGCGGGCGTCGTGGACGGCGAGTTAGTCGACAAGCACACGGCCATCGAGACGGACGTCGAACTGGTCATCGTCACACCCTCCAGCGACGAGTACGTCGACGTGTTGCGCCACTCGGCCGCCCACGTCTTCGCACAGGCGCTCCAGCGCGAGTTCCCCGAGGCGACACTGACAATCGGACCGTGGACCGACGACGGTTTCTACTACGACATCACCGGCGTCGACTTAGACGAGGACGACTTGGAAGCCATTGAGGACGAGGCCGAGGCCATCATCGAGGAGGACTACGACATCGAACGCGTTCTCGTCGACCGCGATGAGGCCTTCGAGCGCTACGAGGACAACCCGTTCAAGCAGGACATCCTCGAAACCGAGGCCGCCGGTGAGGACCCCGTCTCCGTCTACGAACAGGGCGAGTTCTACGACCTCTGTCAGGGCCCCCACGTCGAATCGACCGGCGAAATCGGTGGGTTCGCCCTGCTGGAAATCTCGGCGGCGTTCTGGCGCGGCGAGGAGGACAACGAGACGCTCACCCGCGTCTACGGGACTGCCTTCCCCACCCAGAGCGAACTGGACGACTACCTCGAACGCCGACAGAAGGCCCAGGAGCGCGACCACCGCAAAATCGGCCAGGAGATGGACCTGTTCTCCATCGACGACACCACCGGCCCGGGCCTCCCGCTGTACGAACCGAACGGCAAGAAGATTCTCAACGAACTGTCGGACTACGTCGCCGAACTGAACCGCGACGCGGGCTACGACGAAATCGAGACGCCACACGTCTTCCGCACGGAACTGTGGAAGAAGTCCGGCCACTACGACAACTACGTCGACGACATGTTCCTGCTGGAGGTCAACGACGAGGAGTACGGCCTCAAGCCGATGAACTGTCCCGGCCACGCGACCATCTTCGACCAGAAGTCGTGGTCCTACCGTGACCTCCCCGTTCGCTACTTCGAGGACGGGAAGGTGTACCGCAAAGAACAGCGCGGCGAACTGTCGGGCCTCTCGCGGACGTGGGCGTTCACCATCGACGACGGCCACCTGTTCGTCCGGCCCGACCAGATAGAACAGGAGGTGCTGGCCACCGTCGACATCATCCTCGACACGCTGGACACGTTCAACCTCGACTACACCGTCCAGTTCGCCACCCGGCCCGAGAAGTCCGTTGGCAGCGACGAAATCTGGGAGAAAGCGGAGTCCCAACTCGAATCGGTTCTCGACGCTCAGGACATCGACTACGTCGTCGAGGAGGGCGACGGCGCGTTCTACGGTCCCAAAATCGACTTCGCCTTCGAGGACGCACTCGGGCGCAACTGGGACGGCCCCACGGTCCAACTGGACTTCAACATGCCCGAGCGGTTCGACCTGACCTACACGGGCGAGGACAACGAGGACCACCGCCCGGTGATGATTCACCGCGCGCTGTACGGCTCCTACGAGCGGTTCTTCATGGTGTTGACCGAGCACTACAACGGGAAGTTCCCGCCGTGGTTGGCCCCCGAACAGGTCCGTATCCTCCCCGTTTCCGACGACAACATCCCCTACTGTGAGGAACTGCAAGACGAACTTGGCGACTTCCGGGTCAAAATCGAAGACCGGTCGTGGACCGTCGGCCGGAAGATTCAGCAGGCCCACGACGACCGGGTCCCCTACATGCTCATCATCGGCGACAACGAGGAGAACGCGGGGGACATCTCGGTGCGCGACCGCAAAGAGCGCGAGGAGAAGGAAATCGACCTCGCCGAGTTCCGCGACCACCTCGAAACCGAAGTCGAACAGCAGCGGACCGCCGTGACGTTCCTCGCCGGACGGTAG
- a CDS encoding HTH domain-containing protein, which yields MHGSDQRRGVRAALYLRSLLPESYHQQQTAVLDRTAALVEDGPLAERNVHVWGDRAPANRADARTAVGEYARDRVTVFREWAAANGLSLTPAFEMREVDATMHDTHYRAIRFPAVLLAEYRGADLVCVTPHTDGDEVTTVSDRLAELEAGDPTQYEAIAQAAVADPPTRVASVRSVTEEEDADGADHDLLTTN from the coding sequence ATGCACGGGAGTGACCAGAGACGGGGTGTTCGAGCGGCGTTGTACCTGCGGTCGCTACTACCGGAGAGCTACCATCAGCAACAGACCGCGGTCCTCGACCGGACGGCCGCGCTGGTCGAGGACGGACCCCTCGCCGAGCGGAACGTCCACGTCTGGGGCGACCGAGCGCCCGCGAATCGGGCGGACGCTCGGACCGCCGTCGGCGAGTACGCCCGCGACCGCGTCACCGTCTTCCGCGAGTGGGCGGCGGCCAACGGGCTTTCGCTGACGCCAGCCTTCGAGATGCGAGAGGTCGACGCGACGATGCACGACACCCACTACCGGGCTATCCGGTTCCCGGCGGTGCTGTTGGCCGAGTACCGCGGCGCCGACCTCGTCTGCGTCACGCCCCACACCGACGGCGACGAGGTGACGACCGTCTCCGACCGACTGGCGGAACTGGAGGCTGGCGACCCGACGCAGTACGAGGCGATAGCGCAGGCCGCCGTCGCGGACCCGCCAACCCGCGTCGCATCCGTCCGGTCGGTCACGGAGGAAGAGGACGCGGACGGGGCCGACCACGACCTCCTGACGACGAACTGA
- a CDS encoding universal stress protein has translation MYDNVLVATDGSSGATETLTHAVAIARDNDAVLHGLYVVDRRLYLAAEKDTQDDVRQSLEEEGEVALDDVAVRGEEAGLETVTEMAEGIPHKVITEYAEAEGIDLMVVGTHGRTGRNRVANLGSVTERVVENAPVPVLVVHID, from the coding sequence ATGTACGACAACGTACTCGTCGCGACAGACGGCAGTTCGGGCGCTACGGAGACGCTCACCCACGCCGTCGCCATCGCCCGCGACAACGACGCAGTGTTGCACGGTCTCTACGTCGTCGACAGACGCCTCTACCTCGCGGCGGAGAAAGACACACAGGACGACGTTCGGCAGTCGCTCGAAGAGGAGGGGGAGGTAGCGCTGGACGACGTCGCCGTCAGAGGAGAGGAAGCGGGACTGGAGACGGTGACGGAGATGGCCGAGGGCATCCCGCACAAGGTCATCACCGAGTACGCCGAGGCGGAGGGTATCGACCTCATGGTGGTGGGCACGCACGGGCGCACCGGCCGCAACCGCGTGGCGAACCTCGGGAGCGTCACCGAACGCGTCGTCGAGAACGCGCCGGTCCCGGTGCTGGTCGTCCACATCGACTGA
- a CDS encoding gamma carbonic anhydrase family protein, whose amino-acid sequence MDSREYEFEGATPDIHGYAHVSREATVVGDVSIGPNANVWPGCVLRGDVGPVEVGRQSAIGDGAILHASSVGEKVMVGHGAVLNDAEVRDGALVGFNSTVSDAIIGKRSIVAMGTVVPPGYEVPPESFVRGSPAQVTPLSETNIDPDEVFEAFSSGDYANLAARHEDLFE is encoded by the coding sequence ATGGACAGCCGCGAGTACGAGTTCGAGGGAGCCACGCCGGACATCCACGGATACGCGCACGTCAGCCGCGAAGCCACCGTCGTCGGCGACGTGAGCATCGGTCCGAACGCCAACGTCTGGCCGGGGTGCGTCCTCCGCGGCGACGTGGGACCCGTGGAAGTCGGCCGCCAGAGCGCCATCGGCGACGGCGCTATCCTTCACGCCTCCTCGGTCGGCGAGAAGGTGATGGTCGGCCACGGGGCCGTCCTCAACGACGCCGAGGTGCGCGACGGCGCGCTCGTCGGGTTCAACTCCACCGTCAGCGACGCCATCATCGGCAAGAGGTCAATCGTCGCCATGGGAACCGTCGTCCCGCCGGGCTACGAAGTCCCGCCGGAGTCGTTCGTCCGCGGGAGTCCCGCGCAGGTGACCCCGCTCTCGGAGACGAACATCGACCCCGACGAAGTGTTCGAGGCCTTCTCCTCGGGCGACTACGCCAATCTCGCCGCGCGGCACGAAGATTTGTTCGAGTAG
- a CDS encoding redoxin domain-containing protein, whose product MVSTGESAPNISATVANGEVEAFELDDHLDDGPVVLAFFPGAFTPPCSNEMVALQDHLGDFHDAGATVLGLSADSAFSLNAFRDEHDLGFSLLSDMDRDAIQDYGLEIDIEELGLLGVANRAVFVVDDEGDVAYDWVADDPTNEPDYAELVEAAESA is encoded by the coding sequence ATGGTTTCCACAGGCGAATCCGCGCCGAACATCTCGGCGACAGTCGCGAACGGTGAGGTAGAAGCGTTCGAACTCGACGACCACCTCGACGACGGCCCCGTCGTGCTGGCCTTCTTCCCCGGCGCGTTCACGCCGCCGTGTTCCAACGAGATGGTCGCACTGCAGGACCACCTCGGCGACTTTCACGACGCCGGAGCGACCGTCCTCGGTCTGAGCGCGGACTCGGCGTTCTCGCTCAACGCCTTCCGCGACGAACACGACCTCGGATTCTCGCTCCTCAGTGACATGGACCGGGACGCCATTCAGGACTACGGCCTCGAAATCGACATCGAGGAACTCGGCCTCCTCGGCGTCGCCAACCGCGCCGTTTTCGTCGTCGACGACGAGGGCGACGTCGCCTACGACTGGGTCGCCGACGACCCGACCAACGAACCGGACTACGCCGAATTGGTCGAGGCCGCCGAGAGCGCCTGA
- a CDS encoding dipeptide epimerase, producing MNWRVERYDLPLSTPFGIARRTSATSPAVVVELTHDGVTGVGAATPTEYYGETPTSVESTLPTLLEAVAEIGDPHAGQRIERRLRERAPKEPAARAAVSIALADLAARSLGVPLYRQWGLDPDAAPPTTYTVGIDPPEKMAEKARAAVDAGFSRLKVKLGAEDDRARFDAVREAAPDAELRVDANAAWDAERAVENAGWLAEAGVTMLEQPVPADDVDGLRRVTETTPMSVCADEACVTATDVPRVADACDVVNVKLMKCGGPRAARRIVHAADAHRLSTMLGCMVESNASIAAAVSLSPLVDYVDLDGALLLDADPYDGVPLADDRFDLRAIESGTGARPTPDFEA from the coding sequence ATGAACTGGCGCGTCGAACGCTACGACTTGCCGCTGTCGACGCCCTTCGGCATCGCCCGCCGGACCAGCGCCACGAGTCCCGCCGTCGTCGTCGAACTCACGCACGACGGCGTGACGGGGGTCGGCGCGGCGACGCCGACCGAGTACTACGGCGAGACGCCGACGAGCGTCGAGTCGACGCTCCCCACGCTGTTGGAGGCCGTCGCGGAAATCGGCGACCCCCACGCAGGGCAACGAATCGAGCGACGCTTGCGCGAACGGGCCCCGAAGGAACCGGCCGCGAGAGCGGCGGTCTCAATCGCACTCGCGGACCTCGCTGCCCGGTCGCTCGGTGTCCCCCTGTATCGCCAGTGGGGACTGGACCCCGACGCGGCCCCGCCGACGACCTATACGGTCGGCATCGACCCGCCGGAGAAGATGGCAGAGAAGGCCCGTGCGGCCGTCGACGCGGGCTTTTCGCGATTGAAAGTGAAACTCGGGGCCGAGGACGACCGGGCGCGGTTCGACGCCGTGCGCGAGGCCGCACCCGACGCCGAACTCCGCGTCGACGCCAACGCCGCGTGGGACGCCGAGAGGGCCGTCGAGAACGCCGGATGGCTGGCCGAGGCGGGGGTAACGATGCTCGAACAACCGGTTCCCGCCGACGACGTCGACGGGCTACGACGGGTCACGGAGACGACACCGATGTCCGTGTGTGCCGACGAGGCCTGCGTCACGGCGACGGACGTGCCCCGCGTCGCGGACGCCTGCGACGTGGTCAACGTGAAACTGATGAAGTGCGGCGGCCCGCGGGCGGCCCGCCGTATCGTCCACGCCGCCGACGCCCACCGCCTCTCGACGATGCTCGGGTGTATGGTCGAGTCCAACGCCTCCATCGCCGCCGCCGTCTCCCTCTCGCCGCTTGTCGACTACGTCGACCTAGACGGCGCGCTGTTGCTCGACGCGGACCCCTACGACGGCGTCCCCCTCGCCGACGACCGGTTCGACCTCCGGGCCATCGAGTCGGGGACGGGCGCGCGACCGACCCCCGACTTCGAGGCGTGA
- a CDS encoding DUF1611 domain-containing protein produces MQVAVLAHESFPDRAKTAVGLLRYGDHEVRAVVDRERAGSRVADVLPDVQDAPIVASMADVPEIDALVVGISPIGGQFDESWRPDVRAALERGCTVMSGLHDFLEDDEEFVRLAAEHGGALDDLRKPPDDLTVAEGTAGDVDATVVTTVGTDCSTGKMTASFELRDAARERGIEAAVVPTGQTGIAITGWGIVVDRVISDYAAGAVERLVQTPADADLLIVEGQGSLAHPAYSGVTTSILHGSAPDALVMCHNAGQEVVHGYESFAIPPLSEYVDLYEQMAAPVSGAEVVAGSLNTSKLDADEAETAVTDYADAIGVPATDPVRDGVPDEVLDAIL; encoded by the coding sequence ATGCAGGTCGCCGTCCTCGCCCACGAATCGTTCCCCGACCGCGCCAAGACGGCCGTCGGGTTGCTCCGCTACGGTGACCACGAGGTCCGCGCCGTCGTCGACAGAGAGCGCGCCGGAAGCCGCGTCGCCGACGTGCTCCCGGACGTACAGGACGCTCCCATCGTCGCATCGATGGCCGACGTGCCCGAGATAGACGCCCTCGTCGTCGGTATCTCGCCCATCGGCGGCCAGTTCGACGAATCGTGGCGTCCCGACGTGCGCGCGGCGCTGGAGCGGGGATGTACCGTCATGTCCGGCCTCCACGACTTCCTCGAAGACGACGAAGAGTTCGTCCGCCTCGCCGCCGAACACGGCGGGGCCCTCGACGACCTCCGGAAACCGCCCGACGACTTGACCGTCGCCGAGGGGACCGCGGGGGACGTGGACGCCACCGTCGTCACCACCGTCGGCACGGACTGCTCGACGGGGAAGATGACCGCCTCCTTCGAACTGCGCGACGCCGCGAGAGAGCGGGGCATCGAGGCGGCCGTCGTCCCGACCGGACAGACCGGCATCGCCATCACCGGATGGGGCATCGTCGTCGACCGGGTCATCTCGGACTACGCCGCCGGGGCCGTCGAGCGGTTGGTCCAGACGCCCGCGGACGCGGACCTGCTCATCGTCGAGGGGCAGGGGTCGCTCGCCCATCCGGCGTACTCCGGCGTGACGACGAGCATCCTCCACGGGTCCGCACCCGATGCGCTGGTGATGTGTCACAACGCCGGGCAGGAGGTGGTCCACGGCTACGAATCGTTCGCCATCCCGCCGCTCTCAGAGTACGTCGACCTCTACGAGCAGATGGCGGCCCCCGTCTCCGGCGCGGAGGTGGTCGCCGGGTCGCTGAACACCAGCAAACTCGACGCCGACGAGGCCGAGACGGCGGTGACCGACTACGCCGACGCCATCGGCGTCCCGGCGACGGACCCGGTCCGGGACGGCGTCCCCGACGAAGTGCTCGACGCGATTCTATGA
- a CDS encoding ester cyclase → MVSITRRDAPAVVDAYLAVWNERAYETIRDIVAPSFVMYEPGAPDGTVRGPGGVEEWIREFATGFPDLQITVGDVLADDGVVMFDATFTGTHDGDFDGIPPTGQRVEINFMDKMEVEDGRIQREWVYYEPQELAAQLDLDEE, encoded by the coding sequence ATGGTATCGATTACTCGCCGCGACGCACCGGCCGTCGTCGACGCGTATCTGGCCGTGTGGAACGAACGGGCGTACGAGACGATTCGGGACATCGTCGCGCCGTCGTTCGTCATGTACGAACCCGGCGCACCGGACGGGACGGTCCGCGGTCCGGGCGGCGTCGAAGAGTGGATACGGGAGTTCGCGACCGGGTTTCCGGACCTGCAGATAACCGTCGGCGACGTGCTCGCCGACGACGGCGTCGTGATGTTCGACGCGACGTTCACCGGGACCCACGACGGCGATTTCGACGGCATCCCGCCGACGGGTCAGCGGGTCGAAATAAACTTCATGGACAAGATGGAGGTCGAAGACGGACGGATTCAGCGCGAGTGGGTGTACTACGAGCCGCAGGAACTCGCCGCGCAACTCGACCTCGACGAGGAGTGA
- a CDS encoding Bax inhibitor-1 family protein has protein sequence MSGTFERSRATPGAAVDQNVSKIVGMGTALVAANVLVMLALSYTPLAPLGAALFSNFFVGVAAFAVSVGGGYWLATKGIQRDTMGLAAAGVALIQSGYGVFGAALLYAVAPSLRVPALGITAVVTGLITAAITLVVFRTDHDFSRWQTYAFACFIGGLVVGAAGVFVASILLVVAGLLFFLGFVVDLTYEIWAVKTNRYASDLRNAIGIYVAVMGVFIHVLQWVLRVLSTLDQ, from the coding sequence ATGAGTGGGACTTTCGAGCGGTCGCGAGCGACGCCCGGCGCGGCCGTCGACCAGAACGTGAGCAAAATCGTCGGGATGGGGACGGCCCTCGTCGCGGCGAACGTCCTCGTGATGTTGGCGCTGTCGTACACGCCCCTCGCGCCCCTCGGCGCGGCGCTGTTCTCGAACTTCTTCGTCGGCGTCGCCGCCTTCGCCGTCTCCGTCGGGGGCGGGTACTGGCTGGCGACGAAGGGCATCCAGCGGGACACTATGGGATTGGCCGCCGCTGGCGTCGCGCTGATTCAGAGCGGCTACGGCGTGTTCGGGGCGGCCTTGCTGTACGCCGTCGCGCCCTCGCTCCGCGTCCCGGCACTGGGTATCACAGCGGTCGTCACCGGCCTCATCACCGCCGCCATCACGCTGGTCGTCTTCCGCACCGACCACGACTTCTCGCGGTGGCAGACCTACGCGTTCGCCTGTTTCATCGGCGGCCTCGTCGTCGGCGCGGCGGGCGTGTTCGTCGCCTCGATACTGCTCGTCGTCGCCGGACTCCTCTTCTTCCTCGGGTTCGTCGTCGACCTGACCTACGAGATTTGGGCGGTGAAGACGAACCGCTACGCCAGCGACCTGCGCAACGCCATCGGCATCTACGTCGCTGTCATGGGCGTGTTCATCCACGTCCTCCAGTGGGTCCTGCGCGTCCTCTCGACGCTGGACCAGTAA
- a CDS encoding ATP-binding protein — MSDLGDFTDFDGDDGDAESADAATASETTETTAQSSAETGASTATDAATDRDDDFEEVDDIGPTGVDTGLGVLSAANGLRISEDAEECALRAYVTAGNRSTVRIGKYLLVPYPDGERLFCRISALEYAREFRTDDATEIHARRAMRETSIDERDFKFMAELDPLAVLYQDGGELKRRMTDRIPKPDTAVREATDKSEIKTGLKIPEDGVFLGHLSVGGEKVRTSAEPPTIDYRLKDDYTDGDPLIFRHTLVAGGTGSGKTHSSKNVLRQYLGRTYEMSDGRSPELAVVQFDPQDEYAQMHDDNPDLTDDFARRCEREGVAYGGYDDTIAFIPKVAGTNYSASHHHAEQVEFTIPFSLVHGNPWLIAGSSLNDNQYGALVNTFLPRFKREYGRGATYDQFLTFLDDPALKEELHEAGDVHEATFDAVKRRVRGFGAVFDQDAEPITDQVARLVRDGGLTVIPTYHITDSRTASTIVLAVSSLLIDQKLSNDPRYDRIKETPLVLGMDEAHNFLTDADSVQGRKVIGKFTEAAKQGRKERLGLYLITQDPQDIADPVFKQINTTMVLNLGDEDAIKAVNIPSNLESKVPYMEKGQRVVYSPDNSEPVELIGLSTCVTRHGRD; from the coding sequence ATGTCCGACTTGGGGGACTTCACCGATTTCGACGGCGACGACGGCGACGCCGAGAGCGCCGACGCCGCGACCGCCAGCGAGACAACCGAGACGACCGCCCAGTCGTCGGCGGAGACGGGAGCGAGCACCGCGACCGACGCGGCCACCGACCGAGACGACGACTTCGAGGAGGTCGACGACATCGGCCCGACCGGCGTCGACACCGGTCTCGGCGTCCTCTCGGCCGCGAACGGCCTTCGCATCAGCGAGGACGCCGAGGAGTGCGCGCTCCGGGCGTACGTCACCGCCGGGAACCGCTCGACGGTCCGCATCGGCAAGTACCTTCTCGTCCCCTACCCCGACGGCGAGCGCCTCTTCTGTCGCATCTCTGCCTTGGAGTACGCCCGCGAATTCCGCACCGACGACGCCACCGAGATTCACGCCCGCCGCGCGATGCGCGAGACGAGCATCGACGAACGCGACTTCAAGTTCATGGCCGAACTGGACCCGCTCGCCGTCCTCTATCAGGACGGCGGCGAACTGAAGCGGCGGATGACCGACCGGATACCGAAACCAGACACCGCCGTCCGGGAGGCCACCGACAAGTCCGAAATCAAGACCGGCCTGAAGATTCCCGAGGACGGCGTCTTCCTCGGTCACCTCTCGGTCGGCGGGGAGAAGGTCCGCACGAGCGCCGAACCGCCGACCATCGACTACCGCCTGAAGGACGACTACACCGACGGCGACCCCCTCATTTTCCGGCACACGCTGGTCGCCGGTGGCACGGGGTCCGGGAAGACCCACAGTTCGAAGAACGTCCTCCGGCAGTACCTCGGGCGGACCTACGAGATGAGCGACGGCCGCTCGCCCGAACTGGCCGTCGTCCAGTTCGACCCCCAAGACGAGTACGCCCAGATGCACGACGACAACCCCGACCTGACCGACGACTTCGCCCGCCGCTGTGAGCGCGAGGGGGTCGCCTACGGCGGGTACGACGACACTATCGCCTTCATCCCGAAGGTGGCCGGGACGAACTACAGCGCCAGTCACCACCACGCCGAACAGGTGGAGTTCACCATCCCCTTCTCGCTGGTCCACGGCAACCCGTGGCTCATCGCCGGGTCCAGCCTCAACGACAACCAGTACGGGGCCTTGGTCAACACCTTCCTGCCGCGGTTCAAGCGCGAGTACGGCCGGGGAGCCACCTACGACCAGTTCCTCACCTTCCTCGACGACCCGGCGCTGAAAGAGGAACTCCACGAGGCCGGTGACGTACACGAGGCAACCTTCGACGCCGTGAAACGGCGGGTCCGCGGGTTCGGGGCCGTCTTCGACCAGGACGCCGAACCCATCACCGACCAAGTCGCCCGCCTCGTCCGCGACGGCGGCCTCACCGTCATCCCCACCTACCACATCACCGATTCCCGGACGGCGTCGACCATCGTGCTCGCGGTGTCCAGCCTCCTCATCGACCAGAAACTCTCGAACGACCCGCGCTACGACCGCATCAAGGAGACGCCCCTCGTCCTCGGAATGGACGAGGCGCACAACTTCCTCACCGACGCCGACAGCGTCCAGGGCCGGAAGGTCATCGGGAAGTTCACCGAAGCAGCCAAACAGGGCCGGAAAGAGCGGTTGGGCCTGTACCTCATCACGCAGGACCCACAGGACATCGCCGACCCCGTGTTCAAGCAGATAAACACGACGATGGTCCTCAATCTGGGCGACGAGGACGCCATCAAGGCCGTGAACATCCCCAGCAACCTCGAATCGAAGGTGCCCTACATGGAGAAGGGCCAGCGCGTCGTCTACTCGCCGGACAACTCCGAACCCGTCGAACTCATCGGCCTCTCGACCTGTGTGACCCGCCACGGCCGGGACTGA
- a CDS encoding endonuclease/exonuclease/phosphatase family protein, translating into MDKARVMSFNVRYDAPEDGLDNWSHRRRLVASTIRYHGPDIVGTQEAQAHQILELETVLPSYDWVGDPRDTVEAGGEHTAIGYRTSRFDCEATETFWLSETPDEPGSVGWDAAYPRVATSARLRDRDSGEVVVVVNTHLDHKGARARREGIDLILSYIDDTVDGEPVVLNGDFNCVVGDPAHERADGHALPDGRELRDTRDLSPFQHGPTTTRTDFHDLIPDMGIDHVFVGSDTVVDGWAAVADRDDEHYASDHLPVVVDCRF; encoded by the coding sequence ATGGACAAGGCGCGGGTGATGTCGTTCAACGTCCGGTACGACGCTCCCGAAGACGGACTGGACAACTGGTCGCACCGTCGACGACTGGTCGCCAGCACGATACGGTACCACGGCCCCGACATCGTCGGGACACAGGAGGCACAGGCCCACCAGATACTCGAACTGGAGACGGTCCTGCCGAGTTACGACTGGGTGGGTGACCCGCGCGACACCGTGGAGGCGGGCGGCGAACACACCGCCATCGGCTACCGGACCTCCCGGTTCGACTGCGAGGCGACCGAGACGTTCTGGCTCTCTGAGACCCCCGACGAACCCGGGAGCGTCGGGTGGGACGCGGCCTATCCGCGCGTCGCCACCTCCGCGCGGTTGCGCGACCGGGACTCCGGGGAGGTGGTCGTCGTCGTGAACACGCACTTAGACCACAAGGGTGCACGCGCCCGGCGAGAGGGCATCGACCTGATTCTCTCGTACATCGACGACACCGTCGACGGCGAACCGGTCGTCCTCAACGGCGATTTCAACTGCGTCGTCGGCGACCCGGCACACGAACGCGCCGACGGCCACGCCCTCCCCGACGGCCGGGAACTCCGTGATACGCGCGACCTGAGCCCGTTTCAGCACGGGCCGACGACGACCCGGACGGACTTTCACGACCTCATCCCGGACATGGGCATCGACCACGTGTTCGTCGGTAGCGACACCGTCGTCGACGGGTGGGCCGCGGTCGCCGACCGGGACGACGAACACTACGCCTCCGACCACCTCCCTGTCGTCGTGGACTGTCGGTTCTGA